One genomic region from Haloarcula taiwanensis encodes:
- a CDS encoding universal stress protein — MYEHILFPTDGSDGAAAALAHARNLAETHDATLHIMTVLDTSSPHIGMTSAGPEGATTGMIAEEHDASEPGMVGEEHNIESSLQERAQAIVEAAADEVDGVDTVTTVERGPPHSAILDYASENDIDLIVMGTHGRTGIERYLLGSVAEKVVRTSDVPVLTARLGDGEN; from the coding sequence ATGTACGAACACATTCTCTTTCCGACAGACGGGAGTGACGGAGCAGCAGCCGCGCTGGCACACGCACGGAATCTCGCCGAGACGCACGACGCGACGTTACACATCATGACCGTGCTCGATACGTCGTCGCCACACATCGGGATGACCTCCGCCGGGCCGGAGGGAGCGACGACCGGCATGATTGCGGAGGAACACGACGCGTCGGAGCCGGGGATGGTCGGCGAAGAGCACAACATCGAATCGTCACTGCAGGAGCGAGCGCAGGCAATCGTCGAGGCTGCGGCAGACGAGGTCGACGGCGTCGATACCGTCACCACTGTCGAACGCGGCCCACCGCACAGCGCGATCCTCGACTACGCCTCCGAGAACGACATCGACCTCATCGTGATGGGGACCCACGGCCGGACGGGAATCGAGCGGTATCTACTCGGCAGCGTCGCTGAAAAGGTTGTTCGAACGTCCGACGTGCCTGTGCTCACTGCACGTCTCGGTGACGGCGAAAACTGA
- a CDS encoding endonuclease III has product MGTPLESREEQATEVVDRLHEEYPDSAISLNYSNRLELLIAVVLSAQCTDERVNEVTADLFEKYQSAEDYAAASEEQLAEDIYGITFHNNKGGYLQGIGELLTDEHGGEVPDTMSALTDLPGVGRKTANVVLQHGHDIVEGIVVDTHVQRLSRRLGLTDQERPETIEQDLLDVVPEDEWQQFTHLLIDHGRAVCGARSADCDACVLADVCPSEKGDSEVDLATGEAW; this is encoded by the coding sequence ATGGGAACGCCGCTGGAGTCACGCGAGGAACAGGCAACGGAGGTCGTCGACCGTCTCCACGAGGAATACCCCGATTCAGCTATCTCGCTGAACTACAGCAACCGGCTGGAACTGCTGATTGCCGTCGTCCTCTCGGCACAGTGCACTGACGAACGAGTCAACGAAGTCACAGCGGACCTGTTCGAGAAGTACCAGAGCGCCGAAGACTACGCCGCGGCCTCCGAGGAGCAACTCGCCGAGGACATCTACGGCATCACGTTCCACAACAACAAGGGCGGCTATCTTCAGGGAATCGGAGAACTTCTGACAGACGAACACGGCGGCGAGGTCCCGGACACGATGTCCGCCCTCACTGACCTCCCGGGCGTGGGCCGCAAGACGGCGAATGTCGTCCTCCAGCACGGCCACGACATCGTCGAGGGAATCGTCGTCGACACGCACGTCCAACGCCTGTCACGACGGCTGGGCCTTACGGATCAAGAGCGCCCGGAAACTATCGAGCAGGATCTGCTCGACGTGGTACCCGAAGACGAGTGGCAGCAGTTCACACACCTGCTCATCGACCACGGGCGAGCGGTGTGTGGGGCGCGTTCGGCGGACTGCGATGCGTGCGTACTCGCGGATGTCTGTCCCTCTGAAAAGGGCGACAGCGAGGTCGACCTTGCCACCGGCGAGGCGTGGTAG